In one Oreochromis aureus strain Israel breed Guangdong linkage group 2, ZZ_aureus, whole genome shotgun sequence genomic region, the following are encoded:
- the si:rp71-46j2.7 gene encoding uncharacterized protein si:rp71-46j2.7, with product MYLWRFSIAITLGLVWYCSDCGRTLIECLCFLFCIYTPRLPAVSGRESGTQTDEEAKDDTVQETAVDDLIDGDTPDLAVSLESPYPHVKRSLQQVFECAYAQLVLPWYTVPESCEQQPLHQVLGREFDFVIDRIIERAKDFDVSHAVVGSIRILTQHLHNAKQSDRQLLFRSRAEEIVVLRELSDALVRNLFRKSLWGQEVNRCALNEIIALKGLGHLVAWLSDPDNLNQLVVSQLAIVTPKNSVEELYGSDTEKASLASQESKGEGGDSDVSSHGTGISDGTRTKGKRKGNKLKEGWSKFVDKMKSKKAKKKKMKKMEQKRLLKITAYMGDLSSDDNVSSREGSIRSQEEEDSDGEDGDMEDYLTAVQEDMIEFKLSYEMWRVGRWAVSIPNADWEDEKLIFTVHLEEKDSPENLQWDIKKSYMDIVHFSNRWQDSASLPGVLVLEEMDGNDKVKEEARVSVEHFLQELVSDNLIGHTQPVFQFLCPLDKLLNEKKHYGGVWGLLSGLAYFLTPSYEEDENSSIQPGAPDENTMSSLPLESTAQSLENHSASDVPSQTLPSIVISQYDSPLELPEETEINPQPSVDSKSSNENGSQEKNEDSDNPLTSHFKTLLKGFGRYRSHESLASTKNGSDEDVPDSGLQREGPEGSSRLHFSARPNKKEKTCFRSGGLNKAKGKEAQATLQRGDNSQTLKNQVNREQPEATKAIFDLLKEISGNSILINIFDTVLKPFMPILKKKVNSFLRKVNPTQVQMAAYIDNLRSKLWPESPPPMPHPPRTDEEKDETRDRAHNLINAKYSNVLVLKKTDVESVFNLFQDREENKTLVYMLLSFLLREFLPSEFSLNASAAVLQKVTSSTS from the exons ATGTATCTATGGCGCTTCTCCATCGCCATAACCCTCGGCTTGGTTTGGTATTGCTCAGACTGCGGACGCACACTGATTGAGTGCTTATgctttcttttttgcatttacaccCCGCGGCTGCCTGCAGTTAGCGGGCGAGAGAGCGGCACACAGACGGACGAAGAGGCGAAGGACGACACAGTTCAG GAAACTGCTGTCGATGACTTGATTGATGGAGACACACCGGACCTGGCTGTGTCGCTGGAGTCTCCGTATCCACATGTGAAGAGATCTTTACAGCAAG TGTTTGAATGCGCCTACGCTCAGCTGGTCCTGCCTTGGTACACCGTCCCTGAGTCGTGCGAGCAGCAGCCCCTGCACCAGGTTCTCGGCAGGGAATTCGACTTTGTAATCGACCGCATCATTGAAAGGGCCAAAGACTTTGATGTCTCCCACGCAGTCGTGGGCTCCATTCGGATTTTGACCCAGCACTTGCATAATGCGAAGCAGTCTGACAG ACAGCTCTTGTTTAGGTCCAGAGCAGAGGAGATTGTAGTTCTCCGAGAGCTTTCTGATGCTCTGGTACGTAACCTTTTTCGCAAATCTCTCTGGGGCCAAGAAGTCAACCGCTGTGCCTTAAATGAGATCATTGCCTTAAAGG GATTGGGACATTTGGTTGCATGGCTGTCTGACCCTGACAATCTGAACCAGCTAGTGGTGAGCCAGCTTGCCATCGTGACACCCAAAAACTCTGTGGAGGAGCTCTATGGATCAGACACTGAAAAAGCCTCTCTGGCTTCACAGGAGAGCAAAGGCGAGGGGGGAGATAGTGATGT GAGCTCGCACGGCACAGGGATTTCAGACGGCACCAGGACCAAGGGTAAAAGGAAAG GCAACAAGTTAAAGGAAGGATGGTCAAAGTTTGTGGACAAGATGAAGTCcaagaaagccaaaaaaaagaagatgaaaaagaTGGAGCAGAAGCGCTTGCTGAAGATCACAGCCTACATGGGAGACTTGTCCAGCGATGACAATGTCAGTAGCAGGGAGGGCTCCATTCGCAGCCAGGAGGAGGAAGACTCTGACGGG GAGGACGGCGATATGGAGGACTACCTGACAGCCGTCCAGGAGGACATGATCGAATTCAAGCTGTCATATGAGATGTGGCGCGTTGGCCGCTGGGCTGTCAGCATCCCGAAT GCTGACTGGGAGGATGAGAAGCTAATCTTCACTGTTCACCTGGAGGAAAAAGACAGTCCTGAGAACCTCCAATGGGACATCAAGAAGAGCTACATGGATATTGTACACTTCAGCAACAGATGGCAG GACTCCGCCAGCCTACCCGGGGTCTTGGTGCTGGAGGAGATGGACGGCAACGATAAAGTTAAAGAAGAAGCTAGAGTATCAGTGGAGCACTTCCTGCAA GAACTGGTTTCAGATAATCTGATCGGTCACACTCAACCGGTATTTCAGTTCCTCTGCCCGCTTGACAAACTCCTGAATGAGAAGAAACATTATGGTGGCGTTTGGGGCCTGCTCAGCGGCTTGGCTTACTTCCTCACTCCCAGCTACGAAGAAGATGAG AACTCGAGCATACAGCCTGGAGCCCCAGATGAAAACACAATGTCATCTCTGCCTCTAGAATCAACAGCTCAGTCTTTGGAGAACCACAGTGCCTCTGATGTCCCCAGTCAAACTCTTCCATCTATTGTTATCTCCCAGTACGATTCCCCTTTAGAACTGCCTGAGGAGACTGAAATTAATCCACAGCCTTCTGTTGACTCAAAGTCCTCAAATGAAAATGGCTCCCAAGAAAAAAATGAGGACTCTGATAATCCCTTAACCTCTCACTTTAAAACACTCCTCAAAGGATTTGGCCGATATAGATCACACGAGTCTCTGGCCTCAACAAAAAACGGCAGTGACGAAGACGTGCCCGACTCGGGCTTGCAGCGGGAGGGTCCAGAGGGCTCGTCGCGGCTTCACTTCAGTGCGAGGCCcaacaaaaaggagaaaacgtGTTTTAGGTCCGGAGGACTGAACAAGGCGAAGGGAAAGGAGGCACAGGCTACACTGCAGAGAGGGGACAACTCCCAGACTCTAAAGAACCAAGTCAACAGGGAACAGCCGGAGGCGACCAAAGCCATATTTGATCTGCTGAAAGAAATATCcg GAAACTCCATCCTCATAAATATCTTCGATACTGTTCTGAAACCTTTTATGCCCATTTTGAAAAA GAAAGTGAACTCCTTCCTAAGAAAGGTGAACCCAACACAGGTGCAGATGGCTGCGTACATCGACAATCTGCGTAGCAAACTGTGGCCAGAATCTCCTCCACCAATGCCTCATCCTCCTCGTACCGATGAGGAGAAGGACGAGACCAGGGATCGAGCGCATAACCTCATCAATGCCAAAT ATTCAAATGTTTTGGTCCTGAAGAAGACAGATGTGGAGTCTGTTTTCAATCTTTTCCAGGacagagaggaaaacaaaaccCTGGTTTAT ATGCTCCTGTCATTTCTATTGAGAGAATTTCTCCCCAGTGAGTTTTCACTGAATGCGAGTGCTGCTGTTCTGCAAAAAGTGACCAGCTCTACCAGCTGA